Proteins found in one Campylobacter concisus genomic segment:
- the rplM gene encoding 50S ribosomal protein L13 — protein MTKITKPNEVKRDWIVVDAAGKRFGRLLTEVATILRGKNKPCFTPNVDCGDYVIIINASKVEFTGNNKAEDKLYHRHSGYFGSVKSEKFGDLIANKPEKLFKLAVRGMLPKTKLGREMIKKLKVYAGSEHPHTAQIAKKEGK, from the coding sequence ATGACAAAAATAACAAAGCCAAACGAAGTTAAACGAGACTGGATCGTTGTTGATGCAGCTGGTAAACGTTTTGGTAGATTGCTAACTGAGGTAGCAACTATACTTCGTGGCAAAAACAAACCATGCTTCACGCCAAACGTAGATTGTGGCGACTATGTTATCATCATAAATGCTTCAAAAGTAGAATTTACTGGTAATAACAAGGCTGAAGACAAACTTTATCACAGACACTCAGGATATTTTGGTAGCGTAAAGAGTGAAAAATTTGGCGATTTGATAGCAAATAAGCCAGAAAAACTATTTAAATTAGCTGTTCGTGGAATGCTTCCAAAAACTAAACTTGGAAGAGAGATGATAAAAAAACTAAAAGTTTATGCTGGCAGTGAGCATCCTCATACGGCACAAATAGCTAAAAAAGAAGGAAAATAA
- a CDS encoding PD-(D/E)XK nuclease family protein, whose translation MHNLNQLFVFTNSRKIREFNASFNDELIPKSLSIAEFYKKIVYVDGRFEIDSTYALVLMNRACASVKKANSVLKIPTEFFEFLKNNDYLFSFFKELAISKKSIAEIKFNDIYANFEEHLNILEEVLKEYESLLDRENLYDDITLPKIYSINEGYIRSFSKISLHIDGILSEFEWEILEKISKLTTLKIIFQTSVFNTKLINKIKQISAISEIENYKKYELDLKTNELICLENIKKFEPVLEKRFATRSLQCAYAMAKASEFVREGIKPENIAVILPDESFSEILRLHDSNKIFNYAMGESFKDTKFYETLYYISRAINEEARPVFDQSKCESYEELGFILSTLGVSEELFNKFKSSYFDLCDFAKFKELIDELLVLESEPRCEEKLALELFRIENLCRYFSFSLKQLSEIFLLNISRLSIDDVGGGKISVMGMLESRGMKFDGVIIVDFNDNFIPARSTNEMFLNSKVRQKAGLISYLERENLQRFYYESLINNAKKVAISCVLNEESIPSRFLKNFKTIKDEKFSDEAYLKLFLKGNTGLNLSDDEIILEHDFFTKPLSFSTLNLFLTCPRKYYYAKIAGIKGAKAIATEPGSKQGNSVHKALYEYYTSDFYRQKNIFDLAIFKEILAKQDFSSLELEIWSQKFKEYTEFENERLSAGFRVLECEKDIESSFCDVKIKGIIDRIDASPDGEPFILDYKTGDANANSLQLAFYEALYGSEVKSAYFALKNEPVLISSKKSVDDLKAEIENLKSINNTKINFERKSGACKFCEYAILCRREL comes from the coding sequence ATGCATAACCTAAACCAACTTTTTGTCTTTACGAACTCGCGTAAGATTCGTGAATTTAATGCAAGTTTTAATGATGAGCTAATCCCAAAAAGCCTAAGTATTGCTGAGTTTTATAAAAAGATAGTTTATGTAGATGGTAGGTTTGAGATTGATAGCACCTATGCTTTAGTGCTTATGAATAGAGCCTGTGCTAGCGTCAAAAAGGCAAACTCGGTTCTTAAAATTCCAACTGAGTTTTTTGAATTTTTGAAAAATAATGACTATCTTTTTTCATTTTTTAAAGAGCTAGCTATTAGTAAAAAGAGTATTGCTGAGATCAAATTTAACGATATTTACGCTAACTTTGAGGAGCATTTAAACATACTTGAAGAGGTTTTAAAAGAGTATGAGAGCTTGCTTGATAGAGAAAATCTCTACGATGATATAACCTTGCCAAAAATTTACTCCATTAATGAAGGCTATATCAGAAGCTTTAGTAAAATTTCACTACACATAGATGGAATTTTAAGCGAATTTGAGTGGGAAATTTTAGAGAAAATATCAAAGCTAACTACGCTAAAAATTATCTTTCAAACTAGTGTTTTCAATACAAAGCTAATCAATAAAATAAAGCAAATTTCAGCTATTAGCGAGATTGAAAATTACAAAAAATATGAGCTAGATTTAAAGACAAATGAGCTAATTTGCTTAGAAAATATCAAAAAATTTGAGCCAGTTTTAGAGAAGCGATTTGCCACTAGAAGCCTGCAATGTGCCTACGCTATGGCAAAGGCGAGCGAGTTTGTGCGTGAGGGCATAAAGCCTGAAAACATCGCTGTTATATTGCCAGATGAGAGTTTTAGTGAAATTTTAAGGCTTCATGATAGCAATAAAATTTTTAACTACGCTATGGGCGAGAGCTTTAAAGATACAAAATTTTATGAGACGCTTTACTACATCTCAAGAGCGATCAATGAAGAGGCAAGGCCGGTTTTTGATCAAAGCAAGTGTGAGAGCTACGAGGAGCTTGGCTTTATCTTGAGCACGCTTGGCGTAAGTGAAGAGCTTTTTAATAAATTTAAATCAAGCTACTTTGATCTTTGCGATTTTGCTAAATTTAAAGAGCTAATAGACGAGCTTTTGGTGCTTGAAAGTGAGCCAAGATGCGAAGAGAAGCTTGCGCTTGAGCTTTTTAGGATCGAGAATTTATGTAGGTATTTTAGCTTTAGCTTAAAGCAGTTAAGTGAAATTTTCTTACTAAATATCTCGCGCCTTAGCATCGATGATGTGGGTGGTGGAAAGATCAGTGTCATGGGCATGCTAGAGAGCCGTGGAATGAAATTTGATGGTGTGATCATAGTTGATTTTAATGATAACTTCATCCCAGCAAGAAGCACAAACGAGATGTTTTTAAACTCGAAAGTGAGGCAAAAAGCAGGGCTTATAAGCTACCTTGAGCGTGAAAATTTGCAGAGATTTTACTATGAAAGTCTTATAAACAATGCCAAAAAGGTCGCCATAAGCTGTGTTTTAAACGAAGAGAGTATTCCTTCAAGATTTTTAAAAAATTTCAAAACAATAAAAGATGAGAAATTTAGTGACGAGGCGTATTTAAAATTATTTTTAAAAGGAAATACAGGCCTAAATTTAAGCGATGATGAGATCATTTTGGAGCATGATTTTTTCACTAAACCGCTATCATTTTCGACACTAAATTTATTTCTAACTTGCCCAAGAAAGTATTATTATGCAAAGATAGCTGGTATAAAAGGAGCAAAAGCAATAGCAACTGAGCCAGGATCTAAGCAAGGAAATAGCGTACACAAGGCGCTTTATGAGTACTACACAAGTGATTTTTATAGACAAAAAAATATATTTGATTTGGCTATTTTTAAAGAAATACTTGCAAAGCAAGATTTTTCTTCGCTTGAGCTTGAGATTTGGTCGCAGAAATTTAAAGAATACACAGAGTTTGAAAATGAACGTTTAAGTGCTGGCTTTAGGGTGCTTGAGTGTGAAAAAGATATAGAGAGCAGTTTTTGTGATGTAAAGATAAAAGGCATTATCGATAGGATCGATGCTAGCCCTGATGGCGAACCTTTTATACTTGATTATAAAACTGGTGATGCAAATGCGAACTCGCTTCAGCTTGCATTTTATGAAGCACTTTACGGTAGCGAGGTAAAAAGTGCTTACTTTGCTCTAAAAAATGAACCTGTGCTTATTAGCTCAAAAAAAAGCGTGGATGATCTAAAGGCCGAGATAGAAAATCTAAAGAGTATAAATAACACTAAGATAAATTTTGAAAGAAAGAGCGGAGCTTGTAAATTTTGCGAGTATGCCATACTTTGTAGGAGAGAGTTATGA
- the rpsI gene encoding 30S ribosomal protein S9 has product MAKVYATGKRKTAVAKVWIKAGSGKIVVNGMDLNTWLGGHEAIKLKVIQPLLVTKQESLIDVVATTLGGGYSAQAEALRHGISRALADMDADFRAALKPKGLLTRDSRVVERKKFGRRKARRSPQFSKR; this is encoded by the coding sequence ATGGCAAAAGTTTATGCAACTGGTAAAAGAAAAACTGCCGTAGCAAAGGTTTGGATAAAAGCTGGAAGCGGTAAAATCGTAGTAAATGGTATGGACCTTAATACTTGGCTTGGCGGACATGAAGCTATAAAGCTTAAAGTAATTCAGCCACTTTTAGTAACAAAACAAGAGAGTTTAATAGATGTAGTAGCCACAACTTTAGGTGGTGGTTATTCAGCACAAGCAGAGGCTTTAAGACACGGTATTTCACGTGCTTTAGCTGATATGGATGCTGATTTTAGAGCAGCACTTAAACCAAAAGGCTTATTAACTAGAGATTCTCGTGTTGTTGAACGTAAGAAATTTGGTAGAAGAAAGGCAAGAAGAAGCCCACAATTCTCTAAACGTTAA
- a CDS encoding flavin reductase: MHKELNRQGFYYGFPVLLATTKDKNANDDITVLSSSWTLGNTVVLGIGIENQGFKNIKNGSDITLNLCDESLLEAVQKMEKLTGDSNVPEEKKNLGYTYEHDKFKVANLSKEPGINAKTVRIKECKIQIETVVEKIELKEWFSIVTCKITGIFVDENLLKDEKIDTQKWHPLIYKFKEYVGTCERLGLNFGFKEI; this comes from the coding sequence ATGCATAAAGAGTTAAACAGACAAGGTTTTTACTACGGCTTTCCGGTTTTGCTAGCCACCACAAAAGATAAAAATGCAAACGATGATATCACGGTGCTTTCATCTTCTTGGACATTGGGGAACACAGTAGTGCTTGGCATAGGTATTGAAAATCAAGGCTTTAAAAATATCAAAAATGGTTCAGATATCACGCTAAATTTATGTGATGAAAGCCTACTAGAAGCTGTGCAAAAAATGGAAAAACTAACTGGCGATAGTAACGTACCAGAAGAAAAAAAGAATCTTGGCTACACCTACGAGCACGACAAATTTAAGGTGGCAAATCTCAGCAAAGAGCCTGGCATAAATGCAAAAACCGTCAGGATAAAAGAGTGCAAGATACAGATAGAAACGGTTGTAGAAAAGATAGAGTTAAAAGAGTGGTTTAGCATCGTTACTTGTAAGATTACAGGCATTTTTGTAGATGAAAATTTACTAAAAGATGAAAAGATAGACACGCAAAAATGGCATCCATTAATCTATAAATTTAAAGAATATGTCGGCACTTGCGAGCGTTTGGGATTAAATTTTGGATTTAAAGAGATTTGA
- a CDS encoding RecB-like helicase, whose protein sequence is MKDFLALKASAGSGKTFALSVRYIALVLRGENINEIIALTFTKKAANEMKERIITTFLDLQNKKDELEKLCKELSLSQDEVIKRRDEKLDRFLQSELKIYTFDAFFSGILKKFSQNLGLSPDYSVQDSLQDLAWKKFVKEVSKDQKLLSELALMMIISSQKEASFSQTLAKFYESFGGELKDSGASYPDDSKVRAAQKDINEHIALQNGASDTAKKTFKEQNLFELFKNKVFERESLDYRTFSKIYTSELDRLFNELKEAAKEYILEVERYRLSGFSKLLNVYKYSNLELNKEINALSFADINKLVFKLLVENFDKDVLYFRLDGRINHLLIDEFQDTNVIQYEIILPIINEIVSGYGQNGLGSFFYVGDTKQSIYKFRGGKKELFDKLGDDFSQIDIENLPSNYRSLKALVKFNNAIFEEIYHRYGLSFEPQDPAKKDKELSYKVSGECPYFEVKEDDYGYLRVLSYEDIAGVVVSQVKELLAAGVNASEITVLCWKNSDISLISEVLSSEGIKSVNEGTLELKRTPFVAAIIEYAKFCLFSEEIYEKNVKALVNTNPKKLKIKAEDSATESLFYLAKNLYINMADVDILRLFELSSGYKNLSDFIFNLENFSSKISPKNADGVKIMTVHKSKGLEFAHVIVCDMMSKGRGDDSSFITEYSEKGEWIVKSRISGRENFDPEYAGVLEQIKELEKQENINKIYVAFTRATKSLIIIKQAAPSGNSPSFFSFYTRSDKSEVSDYLDLKEFSFGKILPSKSEQKEAIKDEKMPEILKIERQEVEAREQKTSGKNLEAIYFGLAFHYLLEMSEKFDKNSLLKAKSLMLNKFYKFLSPDRLEDAFKRAKMLINEPKFIECIKDKEIYKEQPFKVKNELKQMDLFCIGESEICVIDYKTTDKNIEENKKQVGEYKEALSKFYPKHSIIAVIFYALDGKISYIEV, encoded by the coding sequence ATGAAAGATTTTTTAGCCCTAAAAGCAAGTGCTGGAAGCGGAAAAACATTCGCTTTAAGCGTTCGTTATATCGCTTTGGTGCTTAGAGGCGAAAATATAAACGAGATCATCGCTCTAACCTTCACCAAAAAAGCGGCCAATGAGATGAAAGAGCGCATAATCACAACTTTTTTGGACTTGCAAAACAAAAAGGACGAGCTTGAAAAGCTTTGCAAAGAGCTTAGTTTGAGCCAAGATGAGGTCATAAAAAGACGCGATGAGAAGCTTGATAGGTTTTTGCAAAGTGAGCTAAAAATTTATACATTTGATGCATTTTTCTCTGGAATTCTAAAGAAATTTAGTCAAAATTTAGGACTTAGTCCTGATTACAGCGTGCAAGATAGTCTGCAAGACCTGGCGTGGAAAAAATTTGTAAAAGAGGTAAGTAAAGATCAAAAGCTTCTTAGTGAGCTTGCACTCATGATGATAATCTCAAGCCAGAAAGAGGCGAGTTTTTCGCAGACTTTGGCTAAATTTTATGAGAGCTTTGGCGGTGAGCTAAAAGATAGTGGCGCAAGCTATCCAGATGATAGCAAGGTAAGAGCAGCGCAAAAAGATATAAATGAGCATATAGCCTTGCAAAATGGTGCTAGCGATACGGCCAAAAAGACATTTAAAGAGCAGAATTTGTTTGAGCTTTTTAAAAATAAGGTCTTTGAAAGAGAGAGCCTAGATTACCGCACTTTTAGCAAAATTTATACAAGTGAGCTTGATAGGCTCTTTAACGAGCTAAAAGAGGCGGCAAAAGAGTATATTTTGGAGGTCGAAAGATACAGACTTAGCGGTTTTAGCAAGCTCTTAAACGTTTATAAATACTCAAATTTAGAGCTAAATAAAGAGATAAATGCTTTAAGTTTTGCTGATATAAATAAGCTGGTCTTTAAGCTTTTGGTTGAAAATTTTGATAAAGATGTGCTTTATTTCAGGCTTGATGGCCGCATAAATCACCTTTTGATAGATGAGTTCCAAGATACAAATGTGATCCAATATGAGATCATCTTGCCAATTATCAATGAAATCGTTTCAGGATACGGACAAAACGGACTTGGAAGCTTCTTTTACGTTGGAGATACGAAGCAAAGTATCTATAAATTTAGGGGCGGTAAAAAAGAGCTTTTTGATAAGCTTGGAGATGATTTTAGTCAGATAGATATAGAAAATTTACCAAGTAACTACCGTAGTTTAAAGGCTTTAGTGAAATTTAATAACGCTATTTTTGAAGAAATTTATCATAGATATGGGCTTAGTTTTGAGCCACAAGATCCAGCTAAAAAAGATAAGGAACTAAGCTATAAAGTAAGTGGCGAGTGTCCTTATTTTGAGGTCAAGGAAGATGACTATGGCTACTTACGTGTGCTAAGTTACGAAGATATCGCGGGTGTAGTCGTTTCACAAGTAAAAGAGCTACTTGCAGCTGGCGTAAATGCAAGTGAGATAACTGTGCTTTGCTGGAAAAATAGTGACATCAGTCTTATCTCAGAGGTGCTTAGCAGTGAGGGGATAAAAAGCGTAAATGAAGGCACCTTGGAGCTAAAGCGAACGCCATTTGTTGCAGCGATCATCGAGTATGCGAAATTTTGTCTTTTTAGTGAAGAAATTTATGAAAAAAATGTAAAAGCACTCGTAAATACAAATCCTAAAAAATTAAAAATAAAAGCTGAAGATAGCGCGACAGAAAGCCTATTTTATCTAGCAAAAAATTTATATATAAATATGGCTGATGTTGATATTTTAAGGCTTTTTGAGCTAAGTAGTGGCTATAAAAATTTAAGCGATTTTATCTTTAATCTTGAAAATTTCAGCTCTAAAATCAGTCCTAAAAATGCTGACGGCGTAAAGATAATGACTGTTCATAAGTCAAAAGGGCTCGAGTTTGCTCACGTGATAGTTTGTGATATGATGAGCAAGGGCAGGGGCGATGACTCAAGCTTCATAACAGAATATAGCGAAAAAGGCGAGTGGATAGTAAAAAGTAGAATTTCTGGTAGAGAAAATTTTGATCCTGAGTATGCTGGCGTGTTAGAGCAAATAAAAGAGCTTGAGAAGCAAGAAAATATCAATAAAATTTACGTTGCTTTCACTAGGGCTACAAAGTCGCTTATTATCATTAAACAAGCCGCTCCAAGTGGAAATAGCCCTAGCTTTTTTTCTTTTTATACTAGAAGTGATAAAAGCGAAGTAAGCGACTATCTTGATCTAAAAGAGTTTAGCTTTGGCAAAATTTTACCTAGCAAGAGCGAGCAAAAAGAAGCTATAAAAGATGAAAAAATGCCTGAAATTTTAAAGATAGAAAGACAAGAGGTAGAAGCAAGAGAGCAAAAAACGAGCGGTAAAAATTTAGAGGCAATCTATTTTGGCTTAGCGTTTCACTATTTGCTTGAGATGAGTGAGAAATTTGATAAAAATTCGCTTTTAAAAGCCAAGAGTTTAATGCTAAATAAATTTTACAAATTTCTCTCACCTGATAGGCTCGAAGATGCCTTTAAACGGGCAAAAATGCTAATAAATGAGCCAAAATTTATAGAGTGCATAAAAGATAAAGAAATTTACAAAGAGCAGCCATTTAAAGTAAAAAATGAACTAAAACAGATGGACTTATTTTGTATTGGAGAGAGCGAAATTTGCGTGATTGACTATAAAACGACCGATAAAAATATCGAGGAAAATAAAAAACAAGTTGGAGAATACAAAGAGGCATTAAGTAAATTTTATCCAAAGCATAGTATAATCGCCGTCATCTTCTACGCTCTTGATGGAAAAATTTCATATATTGAAGTTTAA